A genomic region of Vitreoscilla filiformis contains the following coding sequences:
- a CDS encoding sensor histidine kinase, producing MPDAVSLTGIAWRRRLLLGVVIVGCLAVFFLARWLALAPELPIQWRHASSGDLIADGTASPLLRPFIGAQLDGIRTATGDTLPLSSGSLAHSPRWLADDATRDQLAHARQHLAEALAQGPLTLAFTDGRAVDVTTQPRGYLGLGTTFWLMSSLALLLFIVAWIVPLVQPQPRSALYAIMALAQSGQLMLAAVASVPTLIPLGVHADEALWRIGLDLLTGAAIVQSAAWHPMNGATWPRWLAGANWVAMGVYALLAQADLLAHEWWWAQALLLLNGLLCFVLLTHAYRVEPHPFVLVMRRFSIVTTATLGLLTLAVAWTPMLPTGLQPVAAVGPVVWNVFFASVVLLVPFIARSRSVMREFAMLAGISTLATSVDLLFVAVFSLSQFTSLTLSLFLALGTYAALRQWLLNQMMGARVVTTERVFQHLYRIAREVEARPERAADCLVNLLSHVFEPLDTSRLDGRLRHSRITHNGAVLLVPIPKLTATPTPSVEGIAVLRFAERGKRLFSLEDARLADRVVEQLMRALAHDRAVERGRSEERTRIAQDLHDDIGARLLTLMYKAPNKEMEDYVRHTLQDLKTLTRGLASRQQPLSLASAEWKTDIAHRLEAAGCELAWHFEQDADMMLSVVQWSSLTRILRELVSNGIAHAKAHHIDVRGQLLQGAFTLVISDDGIGRDPARWSHGLGLGGIRKRVKLLGGTVVWREREERGIVCTVTIPHLGATA from the coding sequence TTGCCCGATGCAGTGAGCCTGACGGGCATTGCTTGGCGACGGCGGCTGCTGCTCGGCGTCGTCATCGTCGGCTGCTTGGCGGTGTTTTTTTTGGCCCGCTGGTTGGCACTGGCTCCGGAACTGCCGATCCAATGGCGCCACGCCAGCAGTGGGGATCTGATCGCCGATGGCACGGCTTCGCCGCTGCTGCGTCCTTTCATCGGCGCGCAACTGGATGGCATCCGCACAGCCACTGGGGACACCCTGCCTTTGTCCAGCGGCAGCCTGGCCCACTCCCCGCGCTGGCTGGCCGACGATGCCACCCGTGACCAGCTCGCCCACGCCCGGCAACACTTGGCCGAAGCGCTGGCACAAGGCCCTCTGACGCTGGCGTTCACCGATGGCCGCGCTGTCGATGTCACCACCCAGCCCAGGGGTTACCTGGGGTTGGGCACCACGTTCTGGCTCATGAGCAGCTTGGCGCTGCTGCTGTTCATCGTGGCGTGGATCGTGCCGCTGGTGCAGCCCCAGCCACGCAGCGCCCTGTACGCCATCATGGCTCTGGCCCAAAGTGGGCAGTTGATGCTGGCCGCTGTGGCCTCAGTGCCAACGTTGATTCCGCTGGGGGTACACGCCGATGAAGCCTTGTGGCGCATCGGCCTAGATTTGTTGACCGGCGCGGCCATTGTGCAGTCGGCGGCTTGGCATCCGATGAACGGCGCCACTTGGCCGCGCTGGCTGGCCGGTGCCAATTGGGTGGCCATGGGGGTGTACGCGCTTTTGGCACAAGCCGACTTGTTGGCCCACGAATGGTGGTGGGCCCAAGCTCTGCTGCTCCTGAATGGCCTCCTTTGTTTTGTGCTGCTGACGCACGCCTATCGCGTCGAGCCCCATCCCTTTGTGCTGGTGATGCGCCGTTTCAGCATCGTCACCACCGCCACACTGGGGCTGCTGACCCTGGCCGTGGCCTGGACCCCGATGTTGCCCACCGGACTACAACCTGTTGCCGCAGTGGGCCCGGTGGTGTGGAACGTGTTCTTTGCCTCGGTGGTGTTGTTGGTGCCCTTCATCGCCCGATCACGCAGCGTCATGCGTGAGTTCGCCATGTTGGCAGGCATCAGCACCCTGGCCACCTCGGTCGATTTGCTGTTCGTGGCCGTGTTCTCACTCAGCCAGTTCACATCGCTGACGTTGTCCTTGTTTTTGGCGCTGGGCACTTACGCCGCCTTGCGGCAATGGCTGCTCAACCAGATGATGGGCGCCCGCGTCGTGACCACCGAACGGGTGTTCCAGCACTTGTACCGCATCGCACGGGAAGTCGAAGCGCGCCCCGAGCGGGCTGCCGATTGCTTGGTGAACCTGCTCAGCCACGTCTTTGAACCGCTGGACACCAGCCGCCTGGATGGCCGTCTGCGCCACAGCCGCATCACCCACAACGGCGCAGTGCTGCTGGTGCCCATTCCCAAGTTGACGGCCACCCCCACGCCCAGCGTTGAAGGCATCGCCGTGCTGCGTTTTGCCGAACGCGGCAAGCGGTTGTTCTCACTGGAAGATGCTCGGCTGGCCGATCGGGTGGTCGAGCAGCTCATGCGCGCTCTGGCCCATGACCGAGCGGTCGAGCGCGGGCGCAGCGAGGAACGCACCCGCATCGCCCAGGATCTGCACGATGACATCGGTGCCCGCCTGCTCACGCTGATGTACAAAGCGCCCAACAAGGAGATGGAGGACTATGTCCGCCACACCCTGCAAGATCTGAAGACGCTCACCCGTGGGCTGGCCTCGCGCCAGCAGCCCCTGTCGCTGGCCTCGGCGGAGTGGAAAACCGACATCGCCCACCGCCTCGAAGCCGCCGGCTGTGAACTCGCCTGGCATTTCGAACAAGACGCCGACATGATGCTCAGCGTGGTGCAATGGTCTTCCTTAACGCGCATCTTGCGCGAGCTGGTCAGCAACGGCATCGCCCATGCCAAAGCGCACCACATCGATGTGCGCGGGCAGTTGCTGCAAGGCGCCTTCACCCTGGTCATCAGTGACGACGGCATCGGACGCGATCCGGCCCGCTGGTCACATGGTTTGGGGCTGGGGGGTATCCGCAAGCGCGTCAAACTGCTGGGCGGCACCGTGGTGTGGCGCGAACGCGAAGAGCGCGGCATCGTCTGCACCGTCACCATCCCCCACCTCGGCGCCACCGCCTGA